The Zingiber officinale cultivar Zhangliang chromosome 9A, Zo_v1.1, whole genome shotgun sequence genome window below encodes:
- the LOC122019364 gene encoding uncharacterized protein LOC122019364 produces MIPKESYPQALLFLPTDLSSEMGREAVNAAPTSGRRKRSSKDPMAKKLDPLKERSRGSFPPSIAASGASKAGRFRFCDSSSKESLADGSKTATGSPRSAPPNSRNVAFNSKITAKAVRRKIGSTNFSKQMSTTTPTSSATPPIQASISPEVPTDNSSVTPACFAAGHVIVGVHDRRKCRPRGILSVGGGRELEIPEFNGGVADPIRVSVTPPPPAAASINWLSSPSKNGNLGHCPAEASIDWLLSPGEDEEVPSPELNSPCSETTPPSGVMILRTPTSGDGVSPFSSILERIAKTSQSKHRQPRHSLVEDHVTSAPSLHSSSTKNNNLCQPRPQRHNANRQTTCCGLSFQFGSIETSSNSVDLDRFQHLSPSDNIDQTRMPGYRWLSDDEDDLNCLKEDRASLISDHMESNGGNNQNGHIAAAGFGSVEFVFEAEKTGAKGPIRGPISSAESISMEGIVVAASDDSDWTMSYKNHLFEV; encoded by the coding sequence ATGATTCCGAAGGAGTCGTATCCCCAGGCACTTCTCTTTTTGCCAACGGATCTATCGTCGGAGATGGGGCGAGAAGCCGTGAACGCAGCTCCAACGtcggggaggaggaagaggagctccaAGGATCCAATGGCGAAGAAACTGGATCCGCTGAAGGAGCGCAGCAGAGGCTCCTTCCCTCCTTCAATCGCCGCCTCCGGAGCATCCAAAGCTGGCCGCTTTAGGTTTTGTGATTCCTCTTCCAAAGAATCGCTCGCCGACGGATCGAAGACGGCGACGGGAAGTCCCCGGTCGGCGCCTCCCAATTCGAGAAACGTCGCCTTCAACTCCAAGATCACCGCGAAGGCTGTGCGTAGGAAGATCGGTTCCACCAATTTCTCAAAGCAGATGTCGACGACCACACCGACTTCCTCCGCCACTCCTCCTATTCAAGCTTCCATTTCGCCGGAGGTCCCCACGGATAACTCCTCAGTCACGCCTGCGTGTTTTGCTGCAGGCCATGTGATCGTCGGAGTGCACGACCGGAGGAAATGCAGGCCTAGAGGCATACTCTCCGTGGGCGGAGGAAGAGAGCTGGAGATTCCAGAGTTCAATGGCGGAGTTgctgatccaattagggtttctGTGACACCTCCACCACCAGCCGCCGCATCCATAAACTGGCTATCTTCGCCTTCAAAAAATggaaatttgggtcattgtcCTGCCGAAGCTTCCATTGATTGGCTACTTTCAcctggtgaagatgaagaagtgccATCGCCTGAGCTCAATTCTCCATGCTCGGAAACAACACCACCATCTGGTGTCATGATTCTGCGAACTCCGACCTCCGGCGACGGTGTCAGTCCCTTCTCTTCGATCCTAGAGAGAATTGCAAAGACATCCCAAAGCAAACATCGCCAGCCTCGACATTCTTTGGTTGAAGACCATGTTACCTCTGCACCTTCATTGCATTCAAGTTCAACAAAGAACAACAATTTATGTCAGCCAAGGCCACAAAGGCACAATGCAAATCGTCAAACAACATGCTGCGGGCTTAGTTTCCAGTTTGGATCGATCGAAACTTCATCAAACTCTGTAGATTTAGACCGGTTTCAGCATCTGTCGCCATCTGATAACATTGATCAGACAAGAATGCCAGGCTATCGATGGCTTTCAGACGACGAGGATGATCTCAACTGCCTCAAAGAAGATAGAGCAAGCTTGATATCTGATCACATGGAAAGTAATGGGGGCAATAATCAAAATGGACACATTGCAGCAGCTGGTTTTGGATCTGTTGAATTTGTGTTTGAAGCTGAAAAAACTGGCGCCAAAGGTCCTATACGAGGACCGATTTCGTCGGCAGAATCCATCAGCATGGAGGGGATCGTGGTTGCAGCCTCTGATGATTCTGACTGGACAATGTCCTACAAGAACCACTTATTTGAAGTATGA